The Chryseobacterium sp. 52 genome includes a region encoding these proteins:
- a CDS encoding LLM class flavin-dependent oxidoreductase, whose protein sequence is MELGIGMFGDLAFDQATGKYRDAGVKIREILDQIKLMDEVGIDVFAMGEHHRPDYAVSSPEMVLAAAASITKNIKLASGVTVLSSSEPVKVYEDFSTLDLISDGRAEIFVGRGSFIESFPLYGYSLNDYEELFDEKLELLLKINSEENVTWSGKLRAPMENQTVYPRAKNDGKLSIWRAVGGTPQSVLSAAKLGMPLVVAIIGGMPVQFKNLVEFYKQEYQKAGHDMSKMQIAIHSHTFVSDDKAVTDGYFHNYKSQMDRIGATRGWAPYTKMQYEGGRGKEGALFIGSPAEVADKIAYMKEIFGITRFIGHMDIGDPAHDIMMKSIELFGEKVRPVIQNL, encoded by the coding sequence ATGGAATTAGGAATAGGAATGTTTGGTGACCTGGCTTTTGATCAGGCAACCGGAAAATATAGAGATGCAGGCGTTAAGATCCGTGAAATATTGGATCAGATAAAATTAATGGATGAGGTAGGAATTGATGTTTTTGCAATGGGAGAACATCATCGTCCGGATTATGCCGTTTCATCTCCTGAAATGGTATTGGCGGCAGCAGCAAGCATCACCAAAAATATAAAGCTGGCAAGCGGAGTGACGGTTTTAAGCTCTTCAGAACCGGTAAAAGTATACGAAGATTTTTCAACCTTAGATCTGATCTCAGACGGAAGAGCGGAAATATTTGTCGGAAGAGGAAGTTTTATCGAATCTTTTCCGCTTTACGGATATTCCCTGAATGATTATGAAGAACTTTTTGACGAAAAATTGGAATTATTATTAAAAATCAATTCAGAAGAAAATGTAACCTGGTCAGGAAAACTTCGTGCCCCGATGGAGAATCAGACTGTTTATCCGAGAGCAAAAAATGATGGGAAACTATCAATCTGGAGAGCGGTGGGAGGAACACCACAATCTGTTTTGAGTGCTGCAAAATTAGGAATGCCTTTGGTGGTAGCCATCATTGGAGGAATGCCAGTACAGTTTAAAAATTTAGTAGAATTCTACAAACAGGAATATCAAAAAGCAGGGCATGACATGTCTAAAATGCAGATCGCTATTCATTCACATACCTTTGTAAGTGATGACAAGGCTGTTACAGACGGATATTTTCATAACTATAAATCTCAGATGGACAGAATCGGGGCAACCAGAGGCTGGGCTCCGTACACCAAAATGCAGTATGAAGGAGGAAGAGGAAAAGAAGGAGCCTTATTCATCGGAAGTCCGGCAGAAGTGGCTGATAAAATTGCTTATATGAAAGAGATTTTTGGAATCACAAGATTCATTGGGCATATGGATATCGGTGATCCTGCTCATGATATCATGATGAAATCGATTGAATTGTTCGGTGAAAAAGTGAGACCGGTCATTCAGAATCTATAA
- a CDS encoding VF530 family DNA-binding protein: MEEKSKDPLHGKRLDAILEELVEYYEGFEKLGEQINIKCFTDNPSIKSSLKFLRKTDWARTKVESLYLFVLRQKKRNETKNGN; this comes from the coding sequence ATGGAAGAAAAATCAAAAGATCCTTTGCATGGAAAAAGACTTGATGCTATTCTTGAAGAACTGGTAGAATACTATGAAGGTTTCGAGAAGCTTGGCGAGCAGATTAATATAAAATGTTTTACAGATAACCCCAGTATAAAGTCTTCATTGAAGTTTCTGAGAAAAACAGATTGGGCGAGAACGAAAGTAGAAAGTTTGTATCTCTTTGTATTGAGACAGAAAAAACGAAACGAAACAAAGAACGGAAACTGA
- a CDS encoding peptidylprolyl isomerase, with amino-acid sequence MTIETNHVVAVSYILHTIEEDGSKILVEETTAENPLTFLYGVGMMIPKFEENILGLKAGDKAAFTIASEEAYGDKDPNSITQLPIDMFQESGTPPVGAILPLSDGQGNNFQAFVIDVTPEFVVADLNHPMAGKVLDFQVEIVNTRPATEEELAHGHAHGVDGTDAH; translated from the coding sequence ATGACAATTGAAACCAACCATGTTGTAGCAGTAAGCTACATACTTCACACAATCGAAGAAGATGGAAGTAAGATTCTTGTAGAAGAAACAACAGCAGAAAATCCACTTACATTTTTATACGGTGTAGGAATGATGATTCCAAAATTTGAAGAAAATATCCTGGGCTTGAAAGCCGGTGATAAAGCCGCTTTTACAATTGCATCAGAAGAAGCTTACGGAGACAAAGATCCGAATTCAATTACGCAATTGCCGATAGATATGTTTCAGGAATCAGGAACTCCGCCTGTAGGAGCTATTTTGCCTCTATCTGATGGTCAGGGAAATAATTTCCAGGCATTTGTAATAGATGTAACACCAGAATTTGTAGTGGCAGATCTTAACCATCCAATGGCTGGGAAAGTTTTAGATTTCCAGGTGGAAATTGTAAATACACGTCCTGCAACAGAAGAAGAATTGGCACACGGTCACGCTCATGGAGTTGACGGAACAGATGCTCACTAA
- a CDS encoding YchJ family protein: MDCPCCSGKSYEECCQPYHIGEKNAPTAEALMRSRFSAFAVPNGKYLMETTFPAKRKFHNTEDLQEWGEINGWTKLEIIAKPSVSKVEFKAFYTDEEGYKQVHHELSTFKMIQNRWFYVSGKFLE; this comes from the coding sequence ATGGACTGTCCCTGCTGTTCAGGAAAATCGTATGAAGAATGCTGTCAACCTTACCACATCGGAGAAAAGAACGCACCTACTGCGGAAGCTCTGATGCGTTCCCGGTTTTCTGCTTTTGCCGTTCCGAACGGAAAATATTTAATGGAAACGACATTTCCGGCAAAAAGAAAATTTCACAATACAGAAGATCTGCAGGAATGGGGAGAAATTAATGGATGGACAAAACTGGAAATTATAGCTAAACCTTCTGTCAGCAAAGTTGAATTTAAAGCTTTTTATACGGATGAGGAAGGATATAAGCAAGTGCATCATGAATTATCAACATTCAAGATGATTCAAAACCGTTGGTTTTATGTGAGTGGAAAATTTTTAGAATAG